AACAGGCTTACCTCCGGCTGCTGCGGGGCAGCGGCCGGTTCAGCCTGTTCGGGGTGGCCAGGAGCCGATTCTTCACTGGGTCCGGTCACCGGTGTAAACCTCCGCGCACTCCGCCCGACATCAATCCCCCTGATGACGACGGTAGTCGGCGTACCAGCGGGTTGCTCAGCCCACCCCGGCGTACGAGTGCAAGCCCGCCGTGACGAGGTTCACGAAGAACAGGTTGAAGATCATCGCGGCGAACCCGACGATGTTGATCGCCGCGGCCCGGGCCCCGCGCCAGCCGGCGGTCGCCCGCGAGTGCAGGTAGGCCGCGTAGATCACCCAGGCGATGAACGCGACGGTCTCCTTGGGGTCCCAGCCCCAGAACCGGCCCCAGGCCGACTCGGCCCAGACCGCGCCGCAGAGCACGCCGAAGGTGAAGACCGGGAAGGCGAAGATCGTCGTCCGGTAGGCGATCCGGTCGAGGACGTCGGCCGCGGGCAGCTTCGAGGCGAACCGGGCGAACTTCGTCTCGTCCTTCTCGTACGCCGCCCGGAAGAGGTAGAGCACGCTGGCGACACCGGGAACGAGGAACACGCCGGAGCCGATGATGGCCGCCGAGACGTGGATGACCAGCCAGTACGACTGCAGCGCGGGCTGCACCGGCGCCGCGGTCGTGTACAGCAGCGTGCCGTTGATGAACATCAGGATCACGACGGGCAGCAGCAGGAAGCCGGTGAGGTGCCGGACCGGGAACTTCGACATGACGACGATCCAGGTGACCACCGTGATGAAGGTGACCGCCATGCCGTACTCGTACATGTTGCCCCACGGCGCGCGGTGCACGGCGAGCCCGCGCAGCACGATCGCCGACAGCTGCAGCAGCGCGCCGAGCACGAGCAGCGAGGCGCCCATCTTGCCGATCCGCTCGGGGCGGCCGGCCGCACGCTGCGCGACCCGGGCCTCTTCGATCGGCGGGCCGCCGGCACCGACGAGCTCACGCGCCCGCAGCTTGGCCCGCTCGGTGGCGAGCCGGCCCTTGGCGCCGAAGCCCTGCTCGATCAGCGTCATCATCAGCGCGACGACGTAGATCGCGGCGGCGGTGGTGTAGAGCCAGTCGCTGTAGGTGGACAGCGTCTCGTTGATCGGCATGCCTCAGCCCTTCTGACCACTGATCAGGCGTTCACTGATCCGGTGGAACTCTTCGCCGTACCCGGCCTGGTCGGTGCGGGCCAGTCCGGCGACCTCGATCACGGTACCCGGGTCGTCCTCGGTACCCGGCCTCACCCGCACCCACAGCCTCCGGCGCTTGACCAGCAGGGACGCGCCGAGGCCGAGGAACATCGCGATCGCGAAACCGAGCACGAACCCCTGCGTCGGGTCGTGGGAGACCTGCAGGGAGACCCAGTGGTTGACGCCGTCGAAGCGGACCTTCGTGCCGTCGTCGAGCTTGATCTCCTGGCCGACCTTGAGGTTCTCGCGGGCGACCTTCTTCAGCCTGCCGTCGTCCACGAGCGACTGGTCGATCTCGAACACCGACTGGCCGCGCCCGGCGTCCAGGCCGAGGTCGCCGCGCATGATGTCGACGGCGACGGCGGGGT
This genomic window from Amycolatopsis mongoliensis contains:
- the ccsB gene encoding c-type cytochrome biogenesis protein CcsB; translation: MPINETLSTYSDWLYTTAAAIYVVALMMTLIEQGFGAKGRLATERAKLRARELVGAGGPPIEEARVAQRAAGRPERIGKMGASLLVLGALLQLSAIVLRGLAVHRAPWGNMYEYGMAVTFITVVTWIVVMSKFPVRHLTGFLLLPVVILMFINGTLLYTTAAPVQPALQSYWLVIHVSAAIIGSGVFLVPGVASVLYLFRAAYEKDETKFARFASKLPAADVLDRIAYRTTIFAFPVFTFGVLCGAVWAESAWGRFWGWDPKETVAFIAWVIYAAYLHSRATAGWRGARAAAINIVGFAAMIFNLFFVNLVTAGLHSYAGVG